The region aggcgaaggcgtgatcgtaccgctcctcatgattttgtagtattgtgattctgggaacacgttaaatgttttgtattgaaaacctttttgtaaagatttaatggaatcaagATATttctgaaaatttaaaattggttgtatttttcggtcgttacaatttgtacccatggatcatggaaacgaaaggccatgtcaattagggtttacatggtgtaaccctaactatatatgcatcttattcttgaccaaaatcggccactatgtgtgtaatagaagggctagccgattttcatgaagtgtagaattctctcaagttattccaagtgtatttggtgttgtgtgaaccatttgaggtgtcacacttggggcactaggcactcaagcttcatgaagacattctacatcaaagaggtatgtattctatcttgttatattcattgttttatagcttagattaggataataccttggatgttcatatttgcatgtataatagagaaaacatagatccaaggtatttagggttgcatgtacacttaggagtgttagaatgctcaaaacccaacagtgttatcagagcctaggcttgttttcttgttatacttgcaaaactagctgaaaaatcgagttttgatgctatctgcccagcagactcgccgagtccaaggcaaaatgcatccaactcgccgagttggttcgtgcacttgacgagttggacccccaaacaACATAAATTCgtcttttttggctggaattggactaggaacattaccctaagatgtttttggacttataaacttgtttttgatgtggtaatgttcatgctaatccaatttcaaagataattgtcaatagattcatgttttgtattagtttaaagtttagactaattacttgaaaaagtttgatttgaattatcttggtcttatgagttggttagattaatagaaaagttgagtgaaatagttgttttcaatccaaattaatctaagagttgattctaaaatgtgtttttgtaacttgtcctcaagtactatgaaaagtcacatttaagtttcataaaactcataaaagttggcaaaggttacaaaatgaagagtctagttctaattaaatggtttgatgactccataacttgtcctcaagttatggaagttcaagagtcacttcattaagtaataaaatgtgtaaccttaattaaatccataagttataaaataaagataagttaattcttttattagtttaaagtcttccataacttgtcctcaagttatggaacttgaagagtttttggattaaaactactttaaacacataagttatggaattaattagttttgaatagtttcaaaacttgccctcaagttttggaatttgaaaagttttcacttatgaatactttaattccaagttagcccttagaattttagaagttaaaattcaacccttatactttataatattataagttaataatatttatatatatgtataagagtaaagtcagtcttaccgttagtaggcctcattcatgaagccggtttataagggggtataaggttactgcctataaaatggcagtttaatgggtgtccactctcacccaccgcttccttgactggtggagggtcgttagccgaacgggtaggacaaggactataattcttccttcattaaaagtattaatgataaatactaagtaactaaatcttttataaatacccaatcttagttacttaggaaaatgtgaataacgtgctaatccatgaaattacactttgcactttgtttaagtcggttagtggagcgcgtgtggttaaccggcacactaactcgtatttaacaaggtaggcaaagggtaacttaatgtttatcatagtatcggtggagcgtgtgtggttaactggcacatcaattgaggggtaaacacttaagggtaccaagtaatttgcatggttacttcacaccttgttttgtgatcctcggcatcccagtcacaaaacctgaagggcacactcgagattgaaacatgccattgaaaagttcaatgaatctcaaagatctaggagtttcaaaaccaattaaaacctaataatacatttcgtttatcttggtggaaattggtgaatcgtcattcaccaaccttccttggattacggcatccctcttctaagttataaaatagtttattgggtcctagccttaatatttcatattgggtgtcatattaaggactttagatcaactatcttgaatatctcccaaaggatgtctggtttagacatttataatcttcccaaatatcttgaaacaagctttcctaaatgaagatgatgtcccatggaaatcatacttctttcacctcctctaattattctccctaacccacaagttcttgaaaagtttaaggtcactcaagccctattggcaagtaaaggtcaatgtgtggtcacatcttggagatgtagtcacatattgacaagccatgagagttgggtgtcaaagtcttgagaaagttggtgcttgaatcactttctaagtcacatagtgagttccattgggactcctatgaaacaggctttgacaagacccttaaagatcttatccatttgctaagatcaacttcctaaaactttatggacattgacaatgatgacattggatatccagtaatgCTCTCTCTtgccaatggaaagggattggccatactcaactcggttgaccaaatggtacagagaaaggctaagtttgtgatagtcccatgttccattaccaaagcgtccatatgttgAATTGCCAATGaaagggacattggttacgaagctgccaaatttacctaaggatgttaaagtcaataagtttgaatctacttcaggtaaagtccactatctaactctgctaagtttctattatgagattcttgatatatgatgtggttgggtcacatgttgatgttttaagaatcaaagaaaagtaaagaaacttaaagaaagaatatgctgaatctgatcgcgtagatggatttctattgcatagtttgaagatcggattcttgagctacttcttaggagatatgagctattgcttaggaatagataacaacaagttttcatatggattgtaaggatagtttttccacaaagtctttaaaataaaaggaaaaatgatgattttatttattttaaaatatccttacaatggcatttgaggaaaaattgttgcttatatgattccattaatagcaagagtcgaaatatgaaattgattctttcatttgtggtaatgtctaaatttaccaaataaggaaagattctcgtcacccaagtttcagttggatagaaacttggaatcatgcaagttgtatagcatgatgaatgagaactttcaagtattggaaaaattaagactaattacttgttcacatggatgtgtaagtcaagtgaaggactaagggatcgagtacacattcttgtgcactggtcaagtccaccacaaaagatcgataagactattcgtcataatttactatagctcagtaaatatggttatacttacaagcttaagtgtaattctgagacattggaaagaggttccaatgtatggcagagcgaataagaagaatcaatttaggcagaaagataaaagtttctcaaatctgaaaagatgggagagtactttagtatcagttttgtgatcatcttaatgattaagaaaccatagcacaattagttctctaaggaaatcttagtgcattcttatgactaagaagaggaacttgaattgtagaaatggttaaatcatgaagatgactcatacttcattccaatacaggtcttagagtcatactccaagattgtaatttgagtgacatgtcgtaaagaaggtttaaaacacttgtcaaatgtaagagtaaaagttttctactcttgtacatttgaaattagtaatttgtgatgttttggataaaacaaagaccaactaattccaattatgtgaagtgattgtcttgattagaatccacactatctcttgaatattttacaagaaagtcttatatgtcaagaggacagtgggagtcttaaaagtcttgaaagtctcaagaactaatcaagaataaaacctaaagttcatcactagcacacgacttgaggttcataacctatcgtgttgacatattctgtgcccattccaattaaagttggctttgtatatgagttcttagagttctcaattggttgcacaacaacttggaagcaatggtaggcctttgagctgccagatggcaagaaattaagattgagttcagtccatatgagttcggatttgtcattatccttgtcctgtgactatggttttgacaattcacatggataagaacacatacaccattaaatctaagtgtcataaggtttctctctgattcatgaaaatgatggcgagaaaacactttcactaagtagattttagctagatatcaattgtgatatttgcattctcaaagtcgttagtggagcgtgtgtggtttaccggcacactaacatggacttgtgagaagtggcaaaggtctaagcaattgagactatgattacggcatcccttttcatagttcttaaaaattgtttatacacccccatgagctatctaagataaggtgtatgattatgataaagttttatcaaagcaatctagtattagaaatctaaactttggtaagaaagtcaataaagtattgatttctagaagtcgagctgatttctgagtacatatcaaagctagtgggagcataagtgttatgctaataatcatcatgttagtgggaacatgataattatgataagtattgcaagttaacaatgttaattatagaaaacaaaaggtttcaattgggaaaaagttgttttgctatatttaagggagaggaaattatacttcatctcaaatctataagcttcgatcgtgaggttttaatcatttagtcaacgatatatatatatatatatatatatatatatatatatatatatatatatatatatatatatatatatatatatatatatagatgaatttcatgttggaatggctcaacataaggaaattctgtatatggtccattatttgcgttctaaaatttgattatgattacgacatcccttttcataatctgaattatgagaacttggcaaatagaaatgtaaatgttatagcaaaagtgtcacaccccaaaaccgataacggcagaatacgtttcggggtggaggacgtcatgtacagtatcatcacaattgcataatagtaaaaacaagaaacatacaaccatttcattacatAGTAAGTTTAATGACAAGTGTGCTTtgtaaagtttcaatagacaccaaaagtaatacaaaaataagagatggatcttgtatgctccatcttctccaaaatgctgcacctgtacatgtctatctttgacctgaggttacaagttattttgaaaacgtgtatcagcataaagctggtgagttcataagaatttagtctgaattttgtataaaatgtattagaacatatagtttgaaaaaactgcaatttacatttataagtagtagaaaactctagaaaatccaatattttcaagAAAATACATCGTAAGTGAAAGACTCTAAGTTGCATGTAAGTTTTATCATTGAAAATTTTTTGTTGTAAAAGTGGGGTACTAAATCTCCAGTATGTAGTGTAGGTaaaagaaaagttatgcctgttgacagtgatagtggtgcgaacttccactagtaatagatacttattttacttcgggatattaaccgagactttagtcttagtattttagtgtggatatagtgtattcctttttatgtgaccaatagtgtgagtaatagaggatcccatgaccttcccggtcatgcacagtgtagtgaagtagtgtcaTCCCTGGTCCTGctcggctcggactgaagttaacagtcgggatctaATAGTGTCtgctccgtatagatctatacatgtagtgtcgccTTCCTTCCAGAAAGCTCTGGTCACAATATGTAGCACGTAGAGTATCTTGTagagagttagtgtgttatcttccgggttagtgttttctcttgtagtatagtgtagtagtcttttatgtagttcatagtgtattctcttattCGTGTATCGTTTTGTAATAGTATGTATTATAGTATGTATAGTAGTAGCGGTAACAAGTAGTAGTGActttaactatacctattatagttaacttagtgtgtatggttcttggcaATTAAGTAATATAGGCAATGAATGAGATGAAAATGCTCGTATCTAACAccgatatacatgatatataactaagaaatcaacgacagtcaaacggataacaaataccctaagcccacatcaaacaagaacaggaaataaggcgagctatcggtcctaagcccttcaagtcttacttatataaatatattagtgtagatacattttataagaaaagtaatttaataaaaatcttgaccaaagaaaacatttagaaaatagtttgtttttccaaagtagttttgaaagcgtaaagttcttttataaagcatagtgataaatcacatgtgatttgaactacggatagtaaatcacatgtgattgatttcactAAAATGAATATCtgacttgtacccccccccccccctaaaacatatgaaaacattagaaaggttcattgaggggtatgaactcacctgaaatcgagtaaatcgggtaaatcgggtgaaagtgtcggttgcgCGTTTGGTGTCAATTTAGGACTTGTACACCTTTTAAgtccctattaacatatgatatatatgttttacaagaaTTAGCCACTTATACGTTTATTTAAAGGCTTTTACATATTCTAAATTGATTCAAGGTCTTATGTATTAGAAGTGGTTCTCAGGGATTGTACAAGGCCAAAAGGGGTACTAAGGGGGGTCCAAGGTCTAGGGCTAATTAGGGGGTTTAAATCCTCATTTGGTGatgtttgggggagtttacggtcctagcttgTGCTTGGGACGTAAACTCTAAAGTACCCCCTTAAAATGTGATGTTTGATGGCCCTAAACTCGAAATGACATTTCCTAAAATCATATCTCAAGTCTAACATGCATTGGATGAGTTTTTGGGGCAATTTTACATggaaaaagggtgtttacggcctaagcatgtgcttgggccgtaaaccctcttttatgcttcAAAATCTCATGTTTTGATGGCCAAACACTTCTGGGTAAAATCCCTAATTAGTATACAAGCCTAAAGGAAGGAAAAGTTGGACTTTTGGCCatgttttgggtgtttacggtctaaggagcttcttaggctgtaaactccttgtttacccCTCATTCATATGATTTTTCATATATAAACACATTGATGCaagtttagaacaagttagggaggaaaaccttacgtttggaagccggaaataGTGGTTTTGGAGTCGaaatcgggtctagagagagaaagtagtgagagagagtgtgtTTGGGTGGTAAAAGGGTGTAAAGTGGTAGTCACTTTCCttatatatgcctcgggtattgcacccagTACACGACAACCCGATGCTCaagcttaacggggtttaaactttttacccgggttaagTGGTAGAAAAATAATATAACTTCATTTCATTAAACGGACTAACATAAAcgagttatatttatttttactgACTAATAATCATATgaactataaataaataaatgaataatatttatttatctgACGACTCCAAATGTTACGGAACTTTTTATAAAGCGACGAATTCCGTTATCGAAAACGGTATTATGTAACGGaataaaatttgggttgtcacaaaaagattggtttagtctttatgtgacacatcttgaatcgtgttccatatgcttcggatataggatcgattacatgtgttatatccatcctttctaaaattttccaaatgcctggggcattaagaagggaaaaagtctagaattggatatgactaaaagaattaaacaattgtcgaggacaatctaaggtttaccaaagattggttgctcaaggacaattggaagtatagtgttaattatgggaggaccatattgacataatctgtaaggaggcaactcttgttcagaagtgatagtcaaaatggaacatggaaatgtttcaaagttagaaattattcaatctatgtaagattaggaaacttaatgcaagaaggatgtttccaaggagctgatctcctttggcatactctgtaatgattgttgtcaagtcattctgactttgtgcataatcattacaagaggatcaatgcatataagtttagaatctaatagatttcagtaaatggaatgaatttggaattcttgcatttgcagtaaggatttgggactatgaaagaggatcattggagttatgttcaattgatctaattcacaaagtaaagatcatagacaaacatagtatgcatacttggtgtatggcatgactagtatttagaaaacatagtgtacatgcttggagcatgggaaaactattgttttaaattcaagaagaAAGTTAATAgctaaaacagtatacaatgaataatgtgtaatcatatggtgataaataaaaggtgttttatttatgttcataggttttgataccatattggattcaattattcttgtgtttcattttgcatgttttgacttccagaataaactgggttattcttctggaatgactaagttattcaaaccatccacagtcggtcatatgatggaagtagatatgaattaagactgtcatgggttggcttgtagaggtctaagatgttagacaaagggctacaacactcatgagtgatcataagttctgagtattggattcaacccgcgctcattggagtcacttcatggattttatcacgagtgatcatgagacgacaatatcttatattcttcaaacctagagatatgagttgttactatgagttggttgtacattgattgcacgaaaacgcattcggtaactcggtgttataaaacgtgcctttgtgtatgattcaacaagtagtagaacaagccatatgagtcgaagtttatccattccttttaccttcgggataaaagcgatatttgtgggccccttgatgatttgatgacgacaaatggaagtgctcggccgggccaagactgatttgatttgttcaattagtcagtcgtcatagatcggaaatcgggaaacaacaaatggacagatataatgattataatccatgtcttagtccatatgatatctataaaggaggtatatatgatcccttatctaatggataagtcattgacaaaggtcagagttcatcgacaaggtcagagttcgaaagaagcttttgagagctacgattgccagtcggttcctgaagtcatacacaataatagttttagacttatccaagtgggagactgttggattaatgtctaagtccataactataattggtgagacttgacccgatCCGACATGGTCCACttcggttgcatggcatcatgcatttggatagactataatgagagaaataacacttaaggttggttaatatattataagttctaatatattaataagattatttaattagtattgatcaagaattaatctaggattaattaagtgatcaaaagaagactaattaaatatatgggttgattatgtaaatcattcatacttatatagtgggctaatgctccatggattatctagttggactaaaacccatatgatgcttcatggatgctccatggtgtatttgtacccatgaatcatggaaatgaaaggccatgtcaattagggtttacatggtgtaaccctaactatatatgcatcttattcttgaccaaaatcggccactatgtgtgtaatagaagggctggccgattttcatgaagtgtagaattctctcaagttattccaagtgtatttggtgttgtgtgaaccacttGAGGTGTCAgaattggggcactaggcactcaagcttcatgaagacattctacatcaaagaggtatgtactATATCGTGTTATATGCActgttttatagcttagattaggataatacattggatgttcatatttgcatgtataatagagaaaacatgtatccaaggtatttagggttgcatgtacacttaggagtgttagaatgctcaaaaccaaacAAGAAGGAACCGAACTTTATGTGAAGCTGTAAGATCAATGCTTATCTTCGCAGATCTGCCACAATATTTCTGGGCAGAAGCAATAGCCACAACTTGCTACACTGAAAATCGTTCCTTAATCCATAAACGTcttcataaaacaccatatgaagtcattaacaaccgaaaaccaaacgtcaaatttttccatatttttggtTGTCGATGCTTCGTAAAGAACAGTAAAGATCACctttcaaaatttgaatcaaGGTCGGACGAAGGATTTTTCCTTGGTTACTCGTTTTCTTCAGCTACTTATCGAGTACTGAACAAACGTACTAGAGTAATTGAAGAAAGTACCGATGTTCATTTTgatgaattttatatctggaaaTTGGATCGTGAACATTTTGGTTCtaaaatgattgaaaatatttttcaaaatccaattCAACAAACACCTTCTCTTGACATAGACATTGAAATCGATCTTGATTTACTTTTTGAGCAACCAAAAACCGCTTACAATTATGAACTTCTAACTACTTCAATTAACCCTACAGGAACACCCAATGAAGTTATTCCACAAACAAACCAAAATGAATCAGGTTTTAAAAGAGGTTCAATCGATCAAACCCTCTTTCCTAAAATCTTTAATAAACATCTGTTAATCGTAcaaatatatgttgatgacattattttcggtTCTACTGATGAATCTTTAAGTGTTAAGTTTGCAGAACTAATGAagagcaaatttgaaatgagcatgattggGGAGATGACTACTTTTCTTGGACTTCAAATTAAACAGTCAACTGATggcattttcatcaaccaagagaATTATGTCAAAAACCTACTCACTCGATTTTCAATGGACAAATCCAATACCGTAAAAACCCCAATTGCTTTTGGATACAAAATCAATGCAGACTTAAATGGCAAACCCGTTGACAAGAAAAGATATCGTGGAATGATCGGATCACTCTTATACCTCATTGCCAGCAGACCTAACATCATGTTTTCTACATGTGTCTGTGCCAGATACCAAGCAAATCCTATGGAATCCCATGTAGTTGTTGTGAAACGCATCTTCAAATACCTTAAAGGCACTCCCAAACTTGACCTTTGGTATCCAGCTAAATCCGATTTTCAACTGAACACTTTCACCGACTCAGACTACGGAGGATGCAAGCTAGACAGGAAGAGTACATCTGGTAGCTATCAATTCCTAGGAGGTAGACTAGTGAGTTGgacttcaaagaaacaaacttgtgtgtccACATCAacagcagaagctgaatatgtcgCTGCCGCCAGTTGTTGGTCACAAGTCA is a window of Lactuca sativa cultivar Salinas chromosome 1, Lsat_Salinas_v11, whole genome shotgun sequence DNA encoding:
- the LOC111891900 gene encoding uncharacterized mitochondrial protein AtMg00810-like, whose protein sequence is MIENIFQNPIQQTPSLDIDIEIDLDLLFEQPKTAYNYELLTTSINPTGTPNEVIPQTNQNESGFKRGSIDQTLFPKIFNKHLLIVQIYVDDIIFGSTDESLSVKFAELMKSKFEMSMIGEMTTFLGLQIKQSTDGIFINQENYVKNLLTRFSMDKSNTVKTPIAFGYKINADLNGKPVDKKRYRGMIGSLLYLIASRPNIMFSTCVCARYQANPMESHVVVVKRIFKYLKGTPKLDLWYPAKSDFQLNTFTDSDYGGCKLDRKSTSGSYQFLGGRLVSWTSKKQTCVSTSTAEAEYVAAASCWSQVIWMQT